The Humulus lupulus chromosome 3, drHumLupu1.1, whole genome shotgun sequence genome window below encodes:
- the LOC133824603 gene encoding pentatricopeptide repeat-containing protein At2g27800, mitochondrial-like isoform X1: MISLRRFSLSNSKLVNRPNCVNPFGQYLYYFKRVFLLSCNSNLVNGNELRYFSFMALKGHKPCSRIASKGLQRGFEQFPLCSFYSTKPICRSYRRRVSKRLKASSKPILDEAQFQRALSQLLPRFTAEELGNVMAQQDDPLVCLELFNWASQQPRFKHDASTYHIAIKKLGAAEMYEEMDDVVNLVLAISHMGTEALFNTIIYFFTEARKLTRAINIYKHMKNNRNLGCRPSIRTYNTLFAAFLSRGNNSYINHVYMDTIRGLFRQMVTDGIEPDIFSLNSMVKGYVLSLHVNDALRIFHQMGVVYNCIPNSFTYDYLIHGLCAQGRTNNATELCNEMKSKGFIPSGKSYNSLVNALALSRDVEEAIKYLWEMIEQQRSADIITYRTVLDEVCRSGRIEDAMKLLKQFQEKDLVDGHLYRRLLHVLEDDYGHSADNN, encoded by the coding sequence ATGATTTCTCTTCGTAGATTCAGTTTATCGAACTCGAAACTTGTTAATAGGCCCAATTGTGTAAACCCATTTGGCCAATATCTGTATTACTTTAAAAGAGTTTTTTTATTGTCATGTAACTCGAATTTGGTTAATGGAAATGAGCTGCGATACTTTTCTTTCATGGCACTGAAGGGCCACAAGCCATGTTCCAGAATTGCTTCAAAAGGATTACAACGTGGATTTGAACAGTTTCCCTTGTGTTCTTTTTACTCAACTAAGCCTATATGTAGGTCTTATAGGAGGAGAGTTAGTAAGAGATTGAAAGCTAGTAGTAAGCCTATTCTCGATGAAGCTCAGTTTCAAAGGGCGTTGTCTCAACTTCTTCCTAGATTTACAGCTGAAGAATTGGGCAATGTTATGGCTCAGCAAGATGATCCTCTTGTGTGCTTGGAGTTGTTCAATTGGGCCTCGCAGCAACCGAGGTTCAAGCATGATGCTTCCACTTATCACATTGCCATAAAGAAGCTTGGTGCGGCTGAAATGTATGAGGAAATGGATGATGTTGTCAATCTAGTGCTTGCTATCTCTCATATGGGTACTGAGGCTCTTTTCAATaccattatatattttttcacagAAGCTAGGAAGTTGACTAGAGCTATCAATATATATAAGCACATGAAGAACAACAGGAACTTGGGTTGTAGGCCTTCAATTAGAACTTATAATACTCTTTTTGCGGCATTTTTGAGTAGGGGAAACAATTCTTACATTAACCATGTGTATATGGACACCATTAGAGGCCTGTTTAGGCAAATGGTGACTGATGGAATCGAACCTGatattttctctttgaattccatGGTTAAGGGTTATGTCCTTTCTCTTCATGTTAACGATGCACTTAGAATATTTCACCAGATGGGCGTAGTCTATAACTGCATTCCAAACTCGTTTACCTATGATTATCTGATCCACGGATTATGTGCTCAAGGCAGGACGAACAATGCTACAGAGTTATGCAATGAAATGAAGAGTAAAGGCTTTATTCCTAGTGGTAAATCTTACAACTCACTTGTGAATGCTTTGGCTCTTAGCAGAGATGTTGAAGAGGCGATTAAGTATCTGTGGGAGATGATTGAACAGCAGAGGTCGGCTGATATTATAACATATAGAACAGTGCTGGATGAGGTATGCAGAAGTGGCAGGATCGAAGATGCAATGAAGCTGTTGAAGCAGTTCCAAGAGAAAGACCTTGTGGATGGACATTTGTATAGGAGGCTTCTACATGTGCTTGAAGATGACTATGGACATTCAGCTGACAATAATTAA
- the LOC133824603 gene encoding pentatricopeptide repeat-containing protein At2g27800, mitochondrial-like isoform X2: protein MAQQDDPLVCLELFNWASQQPRFKHDASTYHIAIKKLGAAEMYEEMDDVVNLVLAISHMGTEALFNTIIYFFTEARKLTRAINIYKHMKNNRNLGCRPSIRTYNTLFAAFLSRGNNSYINHVYMDTIRGLFRQMVTDGIEPDIFSLNSMVKGYVLSLHVNDALRIFHQMGVVYNCIPNSFTYDYLIHGLCAQGRTNNATELCNEMKSKGFIPSGKSYNSLVNALALSRDVEEAIKYLWEMIEQQRSADIITYRTVLDEVCRSGRIEDAMKLLKQFQEKDLVDGHLYRRLLHVLEDDYGHSADNN from the coding sequence ATGGCTCAGCAAGATGATCCTCTTGTGTGCTTGGAGTTGTTCAATTGGGCCTCGCAGCAACCGAGGTTCAAGCATGATGCTTCCACTTATCACATTGCCATAAAGAAGCTTGGTGCGGCTGAAATGTATGAGGAAATGGATGATGTTGTCAATCTAGTGCTTGCTATCTCTCATATGGGTACTGAGGCTCTTTTCAATaccattatatattttttcacagAAGCTAGGAAGTTGACTAGAGCTATCAATATATATAAGCACATGAAGAACAACAGGAACTTGGGTTGTAGGCCTTCAATTAGAACTTATAATACTCTTTTTGCGGCATTTTTGAGTAGGGGAAACAATTCTTACATTAACCATGTGTATATGGACACCATTAGAGGCCTGTTTAGGCAAATGGTGACTGATGGAATCGAACCTGatattttctctttgaattccatGGTTAAGGGTTATGTCCTTTCTCTTCATGTTAACGATGCACTTAGAATATTTCACCAGATGGGCGTAGTCTATAACTGCATTCCAAACTCGTTTACCTATGATTATCTGATCCACGGATTATGTGCTCAAGGCAGGACGAACAATGCTACAGAGTTATGCAATGAAATGAAGAGTAAAGGCTTTATTCCTAGTGGTAAATCTTACAACTCACTTGTGAATGCTTTGGCTCTTAGCAGAGATGTTGAAGAGGCGATTAAGTATCTGTGGGAGATGATTGAACAGCAGAGGTCGGCTGATATTATAACATATAGAACAGTGCTGGATGAGGTATGCAGAAGTGGCAGGATCGAAGATGCAATGAAGCTGTTGAAGCAGTTCCAAGAGAAAGACCTTGTGGATGGACATTTGTATAGGAGGCTTCTACATGTGCTTGAAGATGACTATGGACATTCAGCTGACAATAATTAA